A portion of the Bacteroidota bacterium genome contains these proteins:
- a CDS encoding tetratricopeptide repeat protein, protein MFYSRLCVVSVVLTLAGLQHAFAQSNPNDNKERLAATYFASGEYEKALTLYEELLSKNRYSYTYYENYLQCLVKLDNYKDAIKFTQKQSKHFPDNPALKVDMGWTLDKSGDNKKAQKVFSELLSDENIYYKGQAPQVATAFEKRGYTDLAIQTYMEARKYSKNDRAYTMELADLYANKGEYGAVFGEYLQYLEFNSFYLDQVKSRLQLYLTEDKHYEQLKKELISRLQKNPDNEAYQELLFWTFVQQKDWEGAFLQTRALDLRSGKSGRKLIELAQTCLDNEAYATAIKCYQNLVERGEDFYYYNNAMSGMLKTRLLKIQKGAGADKQELEKLAQDYIVFLENRGYLPGAENARLDLADLYIQYLNQPQKGIAELQKYIETGSLSKLQKGSAKLKLADAYLIAGEEWDAHLLYKQIETDFKDDPLGQEARFKFARLCYFRGDFEWALTQLEVLKGATTQLISNNAIELSLQIIENTGLDTTEEPLKMYARAEFLLFQNKISQSIAVLDSLQATYSYNELSDDILFLKARIAEKTGNLDSAVSLYKDLVQKYYFDILADDALISLARLYDFRLGDKQKAIETYEKILLDYSGSLYSFEARNRYRTLKGQGNVQ, encoded by the coding sequence GTGTTTTATAGCAGACTGTGTGTCGTTTCGGTGGTACTGACCTTGGCAGGATTGCAACACGCTTTTGCCCAATCAAACCCAAATGACAACAAAGAAAGGCTTGCTGCCACGTATTTTGCTTCGGGTGAATACGAGAAAGCATTGACACTGTATGAAGAATTGCTCAGCAAAAACCGCTATTCTTATACCTATTACGAAAACTACCTGCAATGTTTGGTAAAACTTGATAATTACAAGGATGCCATAAAATTTACCCAGAAACAATCTAAGCATTTTCCTGACAACCCCGCACTTAAGGTTGATATGGGTTGGACTTTGGACAAATCGGGAGATAACAAAAAAGCCCAGAAGGTTTTTTCGGAATTACTCTCAGATGAAAATATTTATTACAAAGGACAAGCGCCTCAAGTAGCCACTGCCTTTGAAAAAAGGGGTTATACAGATTTGGCAATCCAAACCTATATGGAGGCGCGTAAATACAGCAAAAACGATCGGGCTTATACCATGGAGTTGGCGGATTTGTATGCAAACAAAGGCGAATATGGGGCTGTGTTTGGCGAATATTTGCAATATCTCGAATTCAATTCCTTTTACTTGGATCAGGTCAAATCGAGGTTGCAGCTCTATCTGACCGAAGACAAACACTATGAACAACTTAAAAAAGAGCTTATTTCCCGACTGCAAAAAAACCCGGACAATGAAGCCTATCAAGAATTGCTGTTCTGGACTTTTGTGCAACAAAAAGACTGGGAAGGAGCCTTTTTGCAAACACGCGCATTAGACTTGCGTAGCGGAAAATCAGGGCGCAAACTGATTGAACTCGCTCAAACTTGTTTGGACAACGAGGCATATGCAACCGCTATCAAATGCTATCAAAATCTGGTGGAAAGGGGCGAGGATTTTTATTATTACAACAACGCCATGAGCGGAATGCTCAAAACCCGCTTGCTCAAAATCCAAAAAGGTGCCGGAGCTGACAAACAAGAATTAGAAAAACTGGCACAGGATTATATTGTTTTCCTTGAAAACAGAGGGTATTTGCCCGGAGCAGAAAACGCCCGTCTTGACCTTGCAGACCTTTATATTCAATATCTGAATCAGCCTCAAAAAGGAATAGCAGAACTCCAAAAATACATAGAAACAGGTTCCTTGTCTAAGCTACAAAAAGGTTCTGCCAAACTCAAATTAGCAGATGCTTATCTGATTGCCGGTGAAGAATGGGATGCTCACTTGCTCTACAAACAAATTGAAACCGATTTTAAGGATGACCCTCTGGGACAAGAAGCGCGATTTAAGTTTGCAAGACTTTGTTATTTCCGTGGAGATTTTGAATGGGCGCTCACACAACTTGAAGTGCTCAAAGGCGCTACAACACAGTTAATTTCAAATAATGCGATAGAATTGTCCTTGCAAATTATTGAAAACACAGGGCTTGACACCACCGAAGAACCCTTGAAAATGTATGCGCGTGCAGAATTTTTACTGTTTCAGAATAAGATTTCTCAAAGTATTGCGGTGCTTGATTCTTTGCAAGCAACATACAGCTATAATGAGCTTTCAGATGACATCCTTTTTCTGAAAGCCCGAATAGCCGAAAAAACCGGCAATCTTGATTCAGCCGTAAGTCTTTACAAAGACTTGGTACAGAAATATTACTTTGATATTTTGGCAGACGATGCCTTGATTTCATTAGCCAGACTCTATGATTTCAGGTTGGGCGACAAACAAAAAGCAATAGAAACCTATGAGAAAATTCTATTAGACTATAGTGGCAGCTTGTATTCATTTGAAGCCCGCAACCGATACCGCACACTCAAAGGGCAAGGCAATGTGCAATAA
- a CDS encoding NifU family protein codes for MMNLQTISVFVEGTPNPDSLKFVLNKMILPNDSADFRSKSDASNSPLALALFAYSDVDGIFIMNNFVSVTKKPSADWQELAPVIKEAVKNLVESGIEIVSQSHSLSDEEESEVVMKIKQLLDDHVKPAVEMDGGAISFKSFHDGVVTVVMKGSCSGCPSSTFTLKAGIESLLKRMVPEVRAVEAEI; via the coding sequence ATGATGAACCTACAAACAATCAGCGTTTTTGTTGAAGGAACACCCAATCCCGACTCTTTGAAATTTGTTCTTAACAAAATGATATTACCCAATGACAGTGCCGATTTTAGAAGCAAATCAGACGCAAGTAACTCTCCCCTCGCACTTGCTCTTTTTGCATACTCGGATGTGGATGGCATTTTTATTATGAATAACTTTGTTTCTGTTACCAAAAAACCCTCTGCAGATTGGCAAGAGCTTGCTCCTGTTATTAAAGAAGCGGTGAAGAACTTAGTCGAAAGCGGTATTGAAATAGTGTCCCAATCACACTCTTTGAGCGATGAAGAAGAAAGTGAAGTGGTTATGAAAATCAAGCAACTGTTAGACGACCATGTAAAACCTGCCGTTGAAATGGACGGGGGGGCAATTTCATTCAAATCTTTTCACGATGGTGTTGTAACAGTTGTCATGAAAGGCTCTTGCAGCGGCTGTCCTTCATCTACATTTACGTTGAAAGCAGGTATAGAAAGCTTGCTCAAGCGTATGGTGCCCGAAGTGAGGGCTGTGGAAGCAGAAATCTAA
- a CDS encoding AAA family ATPase — translation MKEIPRKRYLETLQVLKDKNLIKVATGVRRCGKSTLMTQFQDLLRKENAKVSILAINMDMSEFRFLAEKNKRIGLADKDRNIRAKLTAV, via the coding sequence ATGAAAGAAATACCCAGAAAACGGTATTTAGAAACACTTCAAGTACTCAAAGACAAGAATTTAATTAAGGTTGCCACGGGCGTTAGGCGTTGTGGTAAATCAACTTTAATGACACAATTTCAAGACTTGTTGCGTAAAGAAAATGCCAAAGTCTCCATTTTGGCAATCAATATGGATATGTCCGAATTTCGGTTTTTGGCAGAAAAAAATAAACGCATTGGATTGGCTGACAAAGACAGAAATATAAGGGCGAAACTCACAGCGGTTTGA